One genomic window of Cercospora beticola chromosome 5, complete sequence includes the following:
- a CDS encoding uncharacterized protein (BUSCO:EOG09263EDC) — MESQSLVESPYLRSLIAGGVAGTTVDISLYPLDTLKTRLQSSAGFWASGGFRGVYNGVGSAAVGSAPGAALFFMTYEGTKRYLAPYGTSATSEAGVHMAAASLGEIAACSVRVPTEVVKQRAQAKQHPSSLSSLKHILGQRATHGLPHVWRELYRGWGITVMREVPFTIIQFPLWEGLKKWSLAQRQGPRPSDVTAAESSIYGAVSGAIAAGLTTPLDVLKTRMMLSKERVNVFDMTARIWKQEGGRVFLSGIGPRTMWISIGGAVFLGSYQWASNLLGGR, encoded by the exons ATGGAATCGCAGAGCTTGGTAGAATCACCATATCTCAGATCTCTCATC GCAGGCGGCGTAGCAGGTACGACCGTAGACATCTCACTTTATCCTCTCGATACCCTCAAGACTCGATTACAGTCCTCCGCCGGCTTCTGGGCATCTGGCGGTTTTCGCGGTGTATACAATGGCGTAGGCTCTGCAGCAGTCGGCTCCGCGCCAGGAGCCGCATTGTTCTTTATGACATATGAAGGGACAAAGAGATATCTTGCACCCTACGGAACGAGCGCAACGAGCGAAGCGGGTGTGCAtatggcagcagcaagcttggGAGAAATCGCAGCATGTTCCGTGCGGGTACCGACAGAAGTGGTCAAGCAAAGAGCGCAGGCGAAGCAGCATCCGAGCTCACTGAGCTCGCTGAAGCATATCTTGGGACAAAGAGCAACACACGGGCTGCCTCATGTATGGCGAGAGCTGTACCGAGGATGGGGCATTACGGTCATGCGTGAGGTGCCCTTCACCATTATTCAGTTCCCGCTCTGGGAAGGCCTGAAGAAGTGGTCACTGGCACAGAGACAAGGCCCACGGCCCTCAGATGTCACAGCTGCGGAGAGCTCGATATATGGCGCTGTTTCAGGAGCTATCGCTGCTGGACTTACCACTCCTCTTGATGTGCTCAAGACCAGGATGATGCTATCGAAGGAGCGAGTCAATGTCTTCGATATGACGGCACGTATCTGGAAGCAGGAAGGAGGTCGTGTATTCCTCAGTGGCATCGGACCCAGGACCATGTGGATCAGTATCGGCGGCGCGGTCTTCCTAGGCAGCTACCAATGGGCAAGTAATCTACTaggaggacgatga